GAAACTCGATTGTAACCCTCAAAATCGTATGGTATTGTGACAAGTTCTGGACATAGCTGTCGTGCTTCTCCCATGAACATTCCATTTTTCACCCCTGCCTagatattaattaaaagaaaaattaaataaaagtgttatgtGGTTAATTGAAAGAATCTGTACAGTATAATCAATTTATAAACCATATGCAcacagaaaatggagaaaataataaatgtgcatCTTCCACGAAACTGtgttttcttctccatttcttcttctcttttctctccatgATTTCTAGGGTGATGAGGCATTTGTACAattcaaactttctttttctctctctcaccctttTCTTGTACACGACACTATATAATTTCCCTTTATCATTTCCCTTTACCACAAACTTCATTAAGAACAATTATTTATCTGCACAAAAAAGATGGGTTGTTCAAAGAATAAACTCCTCTCTTTGATAAATTTCTGCTCATACTAATACTGTAATAGgtctaatttttttcaacaaaaaaaatagatgacaaACAGAATATATTGCCATTACCTTTCGAGCTTCATAACTACAGGATGCAACCTCTGCCATTGAGTGGAATGAATGTTTTCCTGGCATGTCTGCTGAAGCCAAAATGTCCACCTCAGCATGTGACTCCAATGTCAATGCCATAAAATCTTCTTCTTGTCCATCACTGCCAGTTTTGGTATTGGTGAAAGATTCATTCACTGAGGGCTTTTCAATTCCAACTTTTTTATTCCCCCAGTTTGATTGTTCAAACACATAGTCTGAGCCAGGAATAGGTCTTGTCAGACCTTTTCCCTGGGAATGTGTAACTGCAACTGGTTTACCTGTATGAAAACTGGGCAAGTAGCAGGTCATACTGAACAAGCTTAcattaagaaagagaaaaataggaTGGCAACTGACTCACATACCAGTCTGGTTGTAACAGACATATTTTTACAAGGAAAGTTTAGGGACAATATGCTGTAATCAGCAAATAGCAACATATTCTTTGCATCCACTATAAACGCCTGATTCCAGTGACTATGTATTTTCAGAAGCCACCtctacattctttttaaaaaaaaacaacccaacagGTTAGCacctttgagaaaaaaaaaacaacaacaaaacatggaaaTATAAAGCAGCATTTACCTTTATATTCTGGATGACTTAGCAAACCTACTGACACAAAAAAGCAGTCCATGTCAACATGCATGATAACTTTTGAATGCTTGCCGCACTTGGAAGATTCAAGTGAGGGTGCAAAGCCTCTTTCCACCATTTTCTGCATGTGGAATTCTCGCAGCTTGTCTCGGCCTGGAAAGTGGCCCCTGCTCTCTTTTTGAAGTTTGCTGACATAAGCTCGTAACTCAGCTCCCCAGGTGGAGATATGATGCAGCCGTGAATGAGAATAGAACTCAAAGAGAAAACTAGGGTCACCTGCCTTCACAGGTGATTTGCCCTTGTCCTGTAACAATCCTGAAGATGCACTAGTTTTTGGTGGGTTTACATGGGTTTGCTCCCCATGCTTATTGATAGATGGTAACATGTCTGTCAAAGATTGATCAGAAATGTAATCTGATGGAGACAATGGCTGGTgtattctttctgtctctctgtcaaaAGCATCAGCATCATGTGACTGCTCTGTGCTGTCTGATATTTCATCACCAGTGTGTCCTCTAGTACTGGTTTCCACTGCAGTACCATCATGAGAACATTTTACTTGGTCCTGATGCATTTTTCCTAAAAATACTTTGCTTGCACTTGAACCCTGTTCTGAACCATGAGATGCTATTTTTGATGAACGTTTTATGACAGTAGAAAATGAATCCAATGAATTTCCTTGACTGGTGAATAATTTATAAGGTACATGTGAAAGTAGTCTTCCTGCTTTGATACTGAAatacaaaagcaagaaaaaaaatcattcggCACAGAATAAGAACTGATCACTCCATATACTTCTCTCACTGCAGTCTAGCTCTTATTTGACAATAAACACATGGCAGATTAAGTTACAACCCACTATATTTATGCACTTGTAAACTATCGTTCAAcatagaaaaaagacaaaaaaactgcCGGATGACTGAAAACAGATGCTAAATAATGCTCAAAATGCACTTTCTTATCCTAAATCCCAGGTGTTACACTAGAAAAGTAAATctttaaatgaataataaatgagaGCTGTTAAAGATTCCCTATCGGCATTCAACAGAAAATATCTGATACTAGCTCTTGcctgatgttttgtttgttcaagAGAAACAAAGGAAGTATGTCCAAATTAGTGAATAGTTTATAGATTGTGCAAAGAAAATGATATGGTTGCTAACCTGTCAAGAATCCACTCAGGCTGCACAACCTTCATGTCACGCAAATCCCTGATCTTGCTGTCTGGCAGGTTTGTTGCAATTATATGCGTCACTCGAGTTTTCATTAGATACTGTTCATAACGACCTCCATGCTCCATAATCAACCTTCGCAGCTCATCTGATGATGGGTCTTAAAACCACAGATTGTATACAAGATGAAGTCTAATTTATGTCTCTATAAACACTTTGacagaaatattcaaaaacattagTAGTCTCTTTCATGGATTCATGAAAATTGTGCATAGAATAAGGTTCTGTCTTATTACCAAAGATCAATGTACTCTTATATAATAAGTGAGTTGGGTAATAAATATGAATGACTGTTACACTTACTTGTATAGCCATTGATATAGATAGAAATCCCTTCAAATATATTTGACACTTGTCCACGGTCTGTGTTAAACTGAGAGtctagcttttgttttttagctGCCATATAACCACCCTACAAAAGAGGAACACAGGTTTAAACAACTGACCTGCATCAGgtgaacaagacaaaaatatgaGTTAATAAGACTTTATGAAGTGTGATTTCTAAATGCTAAATGCCCAGCTGTAGAACacgatgacaaaaaaaaaaaaagtttatgccatgtcatcatcaaagaAGTTTACCGATATGATTAATAAACTTTCTTCTTGAGCTGATTTAGCACATTAAAAGTAAGAGCCTCAAGTAGGtcttattttgtcatttttacttATGCTTGAATTAATGCTGGACACTCCAGTCCAGTTGCTGTGTTCCATTACCATTAATAAAGTGTAAAACAATCTatagcatttgtttacatcagCTCTGCCACTATTCTGGCAACATTAGTCTGTCTGCGTTTGACTAGGTGTTGTCTCTAACCAGatatgataaaagaaaatgtaagcatACAAAAACACCCCATCCTCCATCATCACGTCGTCCCCAGCCCCTTGTCTTGCCAGTATTACTGCTGGGTGCAGCTCCTGTAGATGTCTTAGAAAGCCCTTCCTTATCCCTGCCTGTTGATTTTGCAGCAGCAGGATGACTGTGCTCTGAGCTTGACATCTAAAAAATAAACCAGTGTTTACCAGCAAGTTTTTGTTCTCCATCTTCTTTtcttatcattatcattttgattttgaatattataatttttttaagtctgtgtATTAGAGTCTGAAAAGATTTAGTTACTAGTAAAAGTGTGTGCAAACTGTTTTgaatttaacaagaaaaaaacaaattttaaagcaaaatacaaaTCTATCAGTATGTTATCGATTGTTTATAAATAGTGAGGGCAACTAAGTACAAATATCTTGCactgtttttaaagaaagctAGACCTTCACTTCTCATTTAGGAAACCCACAAAATATGTTAAGATAGAAATGACTTTacactatttttttcagttctttcaACTGATGTGGTTCTCACCTTTTTCACAGTCTGTGAAGCACAAGCAGTGGCCCGGAGTGTTTATGTAGTGACTATAGAGATTAATACTATGAAGCAAGCAAAGTGTGCTGTGTGTAAACTgtatgttacaaaataaaactatgtgCCTTGTCCCAAATTCGCGTTTCTGCCATCATGATGCCATTTACTGGCATCACATACGTATAAGTCCATGCTGGCATCCATGCAGTACCATATTGTGATAATCTAAAAACGTTTATATCATACATCATAGCCTTTCTATATAAGTGTGTCTTCCCTGCAGCCATTCTATACATCTGCGTTAGGATCAAGGTTTGGTAAATTTCATTTATAGTAAAAATAGCTTTGTTTATCATAATCACCTTGCACAAGACGGTACGCAACTTAAacgaagtatatatatattaatcttTTAAATCCTTAATCTTGATCATTCCTGTCCTCTGCATAAGCAGAAATCACAAAGGACTTTAAAAATCTCAAAAGAAAAGgctgaaacaattttctttaaattttaagaaaactttgtcatgtgttacaatattttttaacaaaagataCAGATCGAACACCGATCTCCATTTGATCATTCCGACACCTTATTGTATTATTTGGGTAAAACTATTGTTGATATCGTAACAGTCTTTAAGTCGTTCATTTTCAAATGcccatacaatttttttttaagacagttACAATCATCCTCTGATTGCGTTCTGAATCGTGCTAAATATTCACTCAGACTTCGTTTTTGATAGATTTAAATCGGACTTCACTCTAGTACACTTTATTTACcgtaatgttttgtttttgaaaagataaGAGCtttcattgaaaaattaaatattttaaataacagacAGTCAAAAAAGGGAAACAGTATTTGACGACAAACCTGTAAAGGACGTTTTTGGAAACTTTGCGCTCCAAAGCTTTGGTGGTAACCATATTACAAGGGAAACTACTCTTCCTGATGGCAAGATGCTAATAGCATTATCTACCTTCCTTTGTCATTCTCCGTTGTATCcaaatttacattttagaaataaattgaaaaaaaatctgtagttaTTTGCTAGAGAAGATTGGACGATTTTCTTTGGGTAGTCTTCGTGACATAAATCTTCAATTCTGTATGCTGATAAatttgcattatatatatatgtgtgtgttttgtgtaattttattgCTTCCATAATGCATGTACCGTCCCCGTCCACGTCACATTCACGGAAAACCATGAACACGGTTTACGATTTTGGTACGGATTGTGAAAAGTCTTTGCTTGCATTGTCTGCCTTACAaccattttaattttcacttagctttgtttattttattttatttttttttaaattttcgaaCGGACATCGCATGGCCGGGTTACCAGATTTTGTTTACTTCCCTGTTATTTCATGTatatcaggggtctcaaactcgcggcccgcgggccccaactgcggcccgccggacaaaagtttgcggcccccacctcaatatcaaagtttcatgttagtgcggcccgagtttgatactgttatatcttctcctctctcgctcccacagaggcagcccaacgtgtcttatttgcacagagaaagttgcagtgcacaaagaatacaatttgaaacgtcattacacaactagacatgctgaggagtatgcaaaataccagggagatgagagtcagccgggttgctaatcttaaaacacatctactgaggcaacaaaatttctttaagaaagcaaccaaagagaatgacgcagcagtcgaagctagctacgtggttagtgagatgattgctaaagcaggaaagccattcaaagaaggtgaatttttcaaaatgtgcacattacaggctgcaagtattgtctctccagaaaagaaaggtcagtttagcaacatcagcctttctgccaacaccgtagcagagcgcatttctgacctgtcaagtgacatttatgatcaactgtgtgagaaagcaaaatgtttcatatatattatttcatattgtatactcagtcgctcttgatgagaccacagacatcaccgacactgcccaactcgcagtctttgtccgcggtgttgatgacacttttgaagtcatagaggagttgctcacagtgattccaatgcatggccagaccacagctcaggagatatttcaccagctgtgtgatgccattgagaatgccggtttgccttggaggaggtttgttggaataacaactgatggagcgccatcaatgacagggaggactggtggcacttgttcaaaaaaaaaacaacaaacaaacaaactggaagaggaaggtgtggaggaggccattgctctgcactgcattattcatcagcatgccctttgcagcaaatgcctgaagtttgacaatgtgatgtctttcgttgtgaaatgtatcaaccaaatcagatccaggggcttaaagcacagaaggtttcgtgcttttttagaggaaatggagtcagaatatggggatgtACTCTgcttcaccgaggtacgttggctcagcaggggaaacatattgaagagattttttgagttgagagccgaagtgaaagccttcatggagaaagatggggttgctgttcctgtgctaagtgatccaaaatggctcatggacttagcttttttggttgatatgacacatgagcttaacgtactgaacaagaagctacaaggtcaggggcaacttgtcagtgctgcctatgacaacgtgagagcattctctacaaaacttatgttatgaAAAGCTTTCTCAGGCagacctttgccatttcccagcatgcaaggcactcatggatgcaggcacaccgttcagtggtgaagagtatgtggatgtcattttgaagctacaggaggaattcgatcacagatttgcagacttcaagacgcacagaaccacatttcaaatttttgaggacccctactccttttatgtacaagatgctcctcctgtgcttcaaatggagctcattgacctgcagtgcaactctgaactcaaagccaagttcagggaggtgagtggaaaagcagacaagctcgggcaatttttgagagaattgccccctagcttccctgagctttcccgaatgttcaagcggaccatgtgtctttttgggagcacatacttgtgcgaaaagctcttctctaccttgaacttcaataagtccaagtacagatccagacttactgatgagcatcttcaagccgtactgagggtctcaactgcttcctcccttaagccaaatgtggctcggctaggcgagagtaagcgctgccagacctctagcagcaagaagtaggcagaagaaaccatgttcaaaacagtttatgttcaatgttccattcatgttcagaaagttaaatgttacagaaatgctaatacagacatttgaatctgaataataataattacatttctctggtcagcaactatattttcttcagtcttctatatctgctgtattattattatattttcattttcaatttattcatttattactaattgatttattttttcttatgaatttgttaatttatttttattttttaacacaaaaataagatgaaaaaataagacatttgataacattggaatgtttttgtaagagcttttcttgtggaaaacctgatgcggcccggcctcatccagactctgcctccagtggcccccgggtaaattgagtttgagacccctgatgtatatacatattaatGTATCCTGCCTTCCTCTCCTGTCGACACTCTCATGCATACACAGACCTATATATgtaacaatacaaaatattgatGGCCAAAAATAGTTATAACAATTTATTACAGGTATCTTCAACAACAATTAAAGCATGAATTTTGGTCACCCAATTAATGCATGCAAAAATGTGCACTACACATGCACAAGTACATATAcaatttcctctctctctccaatgtCTTTTGATTTTGCAGCTTCTCAAAAAGAATTAACAAGTTATGCaacagaagttaaaaaaaagttaaatgttcATCACAAAGAATACAGACAAAAACTGGTTACAACTGGTTCTCCATTTGTGTCATTTAGAAGAATCTTCAAGTaaagtatttgaaaatatttttgacagctTTTAAGTACCTTGTTTAGAAGACATGCCATtaagaaaagtggaaaaaattGATAAGATTAAAAGCGAACAATGAATCAATGATGCAAACAATTTATGAAATTTACCTAACGGAATTGATGCAATTCTGCATCTTTtcaagttctttatttttatctggaGCTTTTGCAACAGAAAGGTTATGAAAACATGATTGCTAAATTTGATTAATACAAGATTAAAGTCGTTTGATACAGTTTTTGAATCAATACATATAAAGGCAACAGGGCATGaacatatttgtctttttagaAGATCTGAGCAATATTTATACATATCCACATATCTTTAAGCATGTGTTTTCACTCATtcgcttgcttgtttgttctcTCACACATATGCACCTCATCTCATCTAAACACGCACCATTCTCAACTGCTACTTCCAACTCAACACATTCCTAAACTGAACCAGGGTCATGTATCTGTGTACAACAGTCTGTTGACCTCTGTAATGTCAAGGTCACAGAGAGGGGGAATGGCATCAGAAGGCAAATATTCTGGGATGTCATAGTTTGCATGTCCATCTGCAACAGTTCAGAAACACATGTAATAACCTAACTTAATGAATGAATGTAAATCTTAATTACAAACTTGATTAGTTATAGTGATGTACAAAAAAACCAGTCAAATTTATagaaagattaaagaaaaacagcattcaaactatcaccatcatcatgatcattagCACTGAAAGCGTGTgatactaaaaatatttaataagatGACAGTAATGTACGATGAATTCAACTCACCTGTGATTGTGGTAACAGAGCTAAGTGGTGGAGTGTTGATGAAGATAAGTCCCAAATAAACAAGATACCCTAACAATAAAAGGGtacacaggtagacaggtaCAGCAACTGCCCAGTACCTACGTATAGTACAAAGTAAGTCAAACAGCATTGTTAAGGGTCCTGAAAAAATACCATTTATCTTGGAAGGAAATATATCATGTCAAGCAATCAAGACAATGGCTATAGCACCAATCAATAGAATGAGTAAAGATATAATTCAGATATATACAAGagaattgtttgctttttctccCTTTACCAAGAAACACAGTTGCTTTTGTTAAGCCTTAAATATGTTAACATCTGCATCTTTTATCTCATTAAAgcttttatattataaaatagttCCTTCAGtttatacaattaaaaataaattataactgATAATAAGTACTTCTAAGTGTATGTTATGAAAACTCGACAGATCAAAGATTACAACTAATTGTAAAGCTGCTACATTATCTGTACCCTAACACTCATAATGGCATAATATACAATGCTTCTGAAGAACCCAAATATCATTATAagcatacaaaagaaaagagtaaCGTGAGATATGATAGGGAGAGTGTATAGAATATTTTCTgatttggcaaaaaaaaaattaacattatgtTTTGAAAGTAAGTGCTATCATATAATAATGTAGGGAAATTAACAAAACTAACTTTAAACTacttaaatgaagaaaatgagtagtaaatgaaaatttatacTCACTTCTGTGGCCAATACGTTAACCCAACTGCCTTGAACCAAGAGTCTGGTATGTAAGACCAAACAATGTAAAGACCTGCAAATAGTAGCAGCATATATAAGTACATTATAACATTGTGCATTTGTCGTGTGGACGCACGAATGCATATACACATTAACACGGACGACACCTCTGTCAGTCTGGTAAAAATCAGAGACAAGAGAAACATACCAAAACCTACGGAGGATGCAAGATACAAGGCAAAGCCTTGCACCGCTCTTTCCGGGGTAGGTGAAGGTTTGTGTTCTTGTGGCATCCTTCGAAACTAAGGACACTACTCTCTCATACAAAGCGGAAGTGCTACCTCTCCTATTAAAGGGGCGCTACTGcgaacaaaaattaaactcaaT
The Pomacea canaliculata isolate SZHN2017 linkage group LG2, ASM307304v1, whole genome shotgun sequence genome window above contains:
- the LOC112556960 gene encoding phosphatidylinositol N-acetylglucosaminyltransferase subunit P-like, whose amino-acid sequence is MPQEHKPSPTPERAVQGFALYLASSVGFGLYIVWSYIPDSWFKAVGLTYWPQKYWAVAVPVYLCTLLLLGYLVYLGLIFINTPPLSSVTTITDGHANYDIPEYLPSDAIPPLCDLDITEVNRLLYTDT